AATATAAAATTAACAAGTTTCATTGACGATGATATATATCATATTTTATTTGAAAAAAATTATTATTTTTATTTAGCTATATACTTTACCCAAAAAATTTCTTTTTTTGGTAATTCAAATAAAAATCGACTGGGTTTTAAATTAACAAATATACCAAATCTTTTCTTTTTTTTGCAAAAACTAAGAAGTAATTGATTTTTTGCTCTTGTAATTCCTACATACATTAAACGACGTTCTTCTGTAATATTACCATCCATAATACTTTTTTTATGTGGTAAAGTGCCTTCTTCAACACCAATAATACAAACTACTGAAAATTCTAATCCTTTTGATGCGTGTATTGTCATTAATTGTAATCCATCAAATTTCTTATTTTTATTATCCTGAATTGGATGATTAAAATCACCACAAAAAAAACGTATTAATACATCTTCCAATTTCATAGGTAAATTAAAACAATCACCAACTAATGTTTTCTTAAACCATTCTGAAAAAAAAATTACATCTTGTATTCTTTTTTCTGAAATATTAACATCATTATAACAAGATGAAATCCACGAAAAATAATTTGTATCTTGAAGAACTTTTTTCAAAATTTTTTCTGGTGAATAAGATAAAAAAGAAGAGAGTTCTGAAATCCATAAGGAAAAATTATTTAATCGTAAAACAACATTCTTCAGTAATTTTAATTTTATTCTTTTATCAGTACTCGCAACAAAAAGACTAATTTTATTGATATGTGCAAAATCTTTTAACTTTTTTAGTGTAACTAATCCTATCCTCCGATTCGGGGTATTAATAATACGTAAAAAAGCTAAATCATCGTTATGATTTATAATTAATCGTAAATATGCTAATAAATCTTTAATTTCTAATAAATCAAAAAAAGATCGTCCTGAATGAATATAATAAGGAATATTTTGATAAATTAATTCTGATTCTACTACCTTAACTTGATAATTACTACGATATAAAATCGCATAATCTTTATATTTTTTATTATTTTTTTTTTTATGATTTTTAATATATGTAATTATTTTTTGAGCTTCATATATTTCATTAATAGACATAATAATATATATTTTATTACCATAATCTAATTTTGAAAATAATTTTTTATTAAAAAAGTTAGCATTATTTGAAATTAAAATATTAGCTGCATGTAATATACAACCTGAAGAACGATAATTTTGTTCCATTTTAATAATATTTAAATTCGGAAAATCATATTTTAATAAATAAAAAATTTTTTGTTGAGCACCTCTCCAAGAATAAATAGACTGATCATTATCACCTACCACAGTAAAATTAGAATTATATCCACATAATAATTTAATTAGCTCATATTGACTTATATTAATATCTTGATATTCATCTACTAATAAATATTGAATTTTTTTTTGCCAACGTAATCTAATATTGATATTATTTTTTAATAAAATGGTTGGTAGAAAAATTAAGTCATTAAAATCTAATATATTATGTTGTTTAAGAAAACTATCATATTTTTCATAAAAAAAAATATACTGTTTATCTACAGAAGAATTAGTATATTTACGTGCTAAATTTGGATTTAATAATCTATTTTTCCAATAAGAAATTTGATATAGTAGTTTTTTTAAAAAAAAAACATTACAATTTTTCATACTACGTGTTATATTTTTTAAAAGCCGTAATTGTTCACTTTCATCAAATAAAGTAAAATTTGATTTTAAACCTAGACATTTATATTCACTTCGAATAATTTTTAAACCTAATGAATGAAATGTCGATATAGTAATATCTTGAATTTGTTTAATCGTCAATCTCTTAAATAATCGTAATTCAATTTCTTTTGCAGCTTTATTAGTAAATGTAACAGCAAAAATTTTTTTAGGATCATATTGATAGATTGTAATTAATGTTACTACTTTATTAATAATAACACTAGTCTTACCTGAACCGGCTCCCGCTAAAATTAAACAAGGTTCATTAATTATATGAAGAGCTTTTTGTTGAATTTTATTTAATATCATAAATGTAATACTATAAAAATAGTTTTTAAATTAAAATATTCTATTTAAAAAAAATAAAAACAATAAATATCTACATAAAAATAATTTTATACATAAATAAACTAAATTATTTTTTAATATTATATACTGAAGATCTCATATCTTTCATATATAAACGTAATTTTTCTCCAATTTTTTCAATAGGATGTTTATTAATTAAATTATTTAACTTTAACAATTGAACATTACTAATAAAGGAATCTTTAATTGATTCTCCTAAGTCATCACTACGAAGAGATTTTAAAAATTTCTTTAATAAAGGGATTGCTCGATCTGAAAATAAATAACTACCATATTCAGCTGTATCTGATATAACTAAATTCATTTCATATAATCTTTTTCTAGAAATAGTATTTGTTATCAATGGTAACTCATGTAATGATTCATAATAAGCTGATTCAGGAGTAATACCTGTATCAATCATAGTTTCAAAAGATAATTCTACACCTGCTTTTAACATTGCTACCATTAAAGAACATTTATCAAAATATTCATAATCTAAAATTTTTCTATTATCATATAAACTAGCATTTTCAAAGCTGGATTTTCTTAAATTTTTTCTCCATTTTATTAATTGTTTATCCCCGCATTGCCAATCAGATATCATTTTTTTAGAAAAATTACCAGAAATAATATCATCCATATGTAAACAAAATAATGGTTTTAATAAATTTTTTAATTGTACTGATAATTCATGTACACGAATTCTAGAACTAATTGATAAACGAGATAATAATAACTTTATTCCACCGGCTTTCATGCATTCTGCTAATCTTTCCCAACCAAATTGTAATAATGTAGCAGAATAATCGGAACTATATCCTTTTTCTATAAGATGCTCATAACATACTAATGAACATGCTTGTAACATCCCACATAAAATTGTTTGTTCTCCCATTAAATCAGATTTAACTTCTGCAATAAAAGAAGATTGTAAAATTCCAGCTTTATGTGAACCTAAACCAAAAGCCCATGACTTAGCAATATTTAATCCTTTTAAATATGGATCATTTTTTTTATGAACAGCAATTAAAGTAGGTACACCAAAACCCATTAAAAATTCTTTTCGTACTTCAGTTCCGGGGCATTTTGGGGCAACCATAATGACTGTAATATCTGAACGAATTTGTTCTCCTTCTTCTACAATATTAAAACCATGAGAATATCCTAAAGTAGAATCTTTTTTCATTAACATCTGTAATTTTTTTACTACTTTAGTATGTTGTTTATCTGGAGTTAAATTAATAACTAAGTCAGCATCAGGAATTAAATTTTCATATATATCTACATGAAAATTTTCTTTAGTAACATTTTGCCAAGAAAATGATTTATTTTTTATAGATTTTTTGGGAAGCACAAAAGAAACATTAAAACCAGAATCCCTTAAATTTAATCCTTGATTTAATCCTTGAGCCCCACATCCTACTATAACAATTTTTTTACCTTGCAATATTTTTTTAGAATTTAAAAATTCATTTTTATCCATTAAAAAACCAGTTTTTAACTCAATTAATTGTTCTCTAAAAGAAAGAGAATTGAAGAAATTTTTCATATTTTTATTCCTATTTATTATAAGTTAATATAAGAAAGTAATGTGAAATTAATTATATGTTTTCATATAATTTAAAATATTAAAAATAAATTTATATAATATTAAAAATTATAGGTGTATTTTTTTTAAATCTCTAACTGCTCCTTTATCTGCACTCGTAGCAAAAATACTATATATTTTTAACGAATCCGAAATATTTCGTAAACGATTTTTTGGCGTATATGCTTTGTCTCCTCTTTTTTCTTCTTCATGTCTTCGTTTTTTTATTTCTTCCAAAGAAACATTTAATGTAATACTTCTTTTAAGGATATTAATGCTAATTAAATCACCATTATATACTAAAGCAATTAAACCTTTATTTGCAGCTTCAGGAGAAATATGTCCAATAGAAATACCTGATGTACCTCCTGAAAATCGACCGTCAGTTATCAGAGCACACTTTTTATCTAAACCGATTGATTTTAAATATGTTGTAGGATATAACATTTCTTGCATTCCTGGTCCACCACAAGGTCCTTCATATCGAATAACAATGATATCTCCTGGTTTAATTTTTTTATGCAGAATAGCATATACAGCATCATCCTGACTTTCATATACTCTAGCTGGACCTGAAAAAATCATATTATTTTGATCAATAGCCGCGGTCTTAACGATACTTCCTTTTTTTGCTAAATTACCAGTTAATATAGCTAATCCGCCATCTTTACTATACGCATATTTTTCAGAACGAATACAACCACTTATACGATCTATATCTAATGTATCCCACCTAAATGATTGTGAAAATGGAATAATAGTTTTGACTCCCCCTGGACCTGAAGAATAAAAAGAAAAATTATTTTTATTTCTGTTACCATGGATATCATATTTTTTAATTGTATCTTTTAATGTCAAACCAAGTATATTGTGTACTGAAGTATCTAATAAATTAATTTTACTTAACTCGGATAAAATACCAAACACTCCTCCTGCACGATGTAAATCTTCCATATGATATAATGATGTACTAGGTGATATTTTACATAAATGTGGAACTTTTCTAGATAAATAATCAATATCCGTTATATTAAAATTAATTTTAGCTTCATAAGCCAAAGCAAGGAGGTGAAGAACTGTGTTTGTAGACCCGCCCATAGCAATATCTAAAATCATAGCATTTTTTAAAGTTGATATTGTAAAAATGCTCTTAGGAAGTAACTGAATATTGTTATTTTCATAATAATCTTTTGTATTTTTAACAATAATTTTACCGGCTTTTAAAAATAATTTCTTTCTATCAACATGAGTAGCTAATATCGTTCCATTACCGGGTAAAGAAAGCCCTATAGCTTCCGTTAAACAATTCATTGAATTCGCAGTAAACATACCAGAACAAGAACCGCAGGTTGGACAAGCTGAATGTTCAATATTAGATAAAATTTTATTGGATGTATTTTCATTAGCTCCATGAGCTATAGCATCTACTAAATCAATTTTAATTATATTATTATTTAATATAATTTTACCTGATTCCATCGGTCCACCGGAAACAAAAATAGATGGAATATTTAATCGTAATGCAGCTAATAACATACCGGGTGTAATTTTATCACAATTAGAAATACACACCATCGCATCTACACAATGCGCATTAATCATATATTCAATAGAGTCTGCAATCAATTCTCGTGATGGTAATGAATATAACATACCAGAATGACCCATAGCAATTCCATCATCAATAGCAATGGTATTAAATTCCTTTGGAATACCCCCATATTTAATAATTTCTTTAGAAACTAATTTTCCTAAATTACGTAAATGTATATGACCAGGAACAAATTCCGTAAAAGAATTTACAATTGCAATTATGGGTTTTCCAAAATCCTCATCTTTAACACCTGTTGCTCTCCATAATGCTCTTGCTCCAGCCATATTTCTTCCATTAATAGTTGTAGATGAACGATATATTGGCATTGAATTTACTCATGTAATATAAAATGTAAAAAATTTTTTATTTAGATAAAATTTTATATAAATATATATTTATATAACATCTGAATTATACATAAATTATTATAATTATTAACAATTTTTATTTACTACAGATATAAAACAATTAATAAAATATATGCAAGATATATATAAAATCACTTATGTGTTGAAAAAAAATTAGGATAAGAAAATAAAGCATATGTTTATTTTTATACAGGGGTGGAGGGAATTGAACCCCCAACTTTCGGTTTTGGAGACCGATGCTCTACCAAATTGAACTACACCCCTAAAAGAGTAAAAAATCTATATAAATTATTAAAAATATAAATATAAAAATTTTATTAAAAACTATTATACATGAGTGAAAAAAAAACACAACTGTGTATAATTTCTAATAAATGATTTTAATAAATTGTTTAAAAAAAAATATTTAATTATATTTTTAATTTTTATTTTTAAAATAATTTATTTATACAAACGAAGAAATAGAATATATAATGGTTTATAGATATTTACAACAAAAAAAATCAATCATATATATTTAATTAAATAAGGTTATATAAAAATGAAATTTCCTATTTATTTAGATTATGCAGCTACGACGCCAGTAGATCCTAAAGTAAAAGAAAAAATGAATAAATATTGTTCAGTAAATGATATTTTTGGAAACGCAGCATCTAGATCACATAAATTTGGTTGGGAAGCTGAAGAATCAGTAGATATTGCAAGACATGAGATTGCTAAATTAATTAATTCAGATCCTCGGGAAATAATTTTTACTTCCGGTGCTACAGAATCAAATAATTTAGCTATTAAAGGAATTTATGAATTTCATAAAAAAAAAAATACACATATTATTACAAGTAAAATAGAACATAAATCTGTCTTAGATTGTTGTCGATATTTAGAACATAATGGATGTCATGTTACATATTTAACTCCTAATAAATATGGCGTGATTAATATCTCTCAAATTAAAGAAAAAGTTCAAAAAAATACAATATTAATTTCAATTATGCATGTTAATAACGAAATTGGGTCTATTCAAGATATTAAAAGTATTAGTAATTTTTGTAAAAAAAAAGGAATATTTTTTCATGTTGACGCTACACAAAGTGTCGGAAAAATAAAAATAGATATACAAGAAATCAATGTTGATCTTCTATCTTTTTCTGCTCACAAGATATATGGACCGAAAGGAATAGGTGCATTATATATCCGGAGAAAACCACGTGTAAGATTATCACCTCAAATACACGGTGGAGGACATGAAAGAGGATTTCGATCTGGAACACTGCCAGTTCATCAAATTGTTGGGTTTGGAGAAGCTTGTAAGATATTAAGAAAAAAAATGAATAAAGATATTTTACACACTACATATTTACGTAATATGCTATGGAATGGTTTATACAAAGTTGAAGAAATTTATTTAAATAGTCATTTTGACTATGTTTCTAGTCATATTATTAATATAAGTTTTAATTTTATTGAAGGTGAATCATTATTAATGGCTTTAAAAAATTTAGCAGTTTCTTCAGGGTCAGCTTGTACATCAGCAAGTTTAGAACCATCATATGTTTTACGAGCAATTGGAATAAAAGATGAATTAGCACATAGCTCTATTAGATTTTCTATAGGTCGTTTTACAACATCTAAAGAAATTAAATATGCTATAATAGCTATTCAAAAAGCAATTCATAAATTAAGAAAACTTTCTCCTCTCTGGGAAATGTTTCAATCAGGCGTCAATATGGATAAAATTCTTTGGAATTAATACTTTTTATATAGGAAATCCAAAATTATGACATATAGTAAGAAAGTATTAGATCATTATGAAAATCCAAGAAACGTTGGCTCTTTTTCAGAAAATGAAAAAAATATTGGAACAAGTTTAGTTGGGGCTCCTGCTTGTGGGGATGTAATGAAATTACAAATAAAAGTAAATAATAATGGAATCATAGAAGATGCTTGTTTTAAAACATATGGATGTGGATCAGCAATAGCCTCTAGTTCTTTAATGACTGAATGGGTAAAAGGAAAAACTTTAAAAGAAGCCAAAAAAATAAAAAATACAGACATTGCTAAAGAATTAGAATTACCTCCTGTAAAAATTCATTGTTCTATTTTAGCGGAAGATGCTATTAAAGGAGCAATTGCTAATTATAATCAAAAATATAAAAAAATAAAATAAGTAAAAATAAAAAATTAGTATACTATTAATATAGTGCTGAAATTAAATGTATTTTTATTCAGCACTAGTTATAGTCAAACTATATCGTTTTATATTTAAATTTTTTAATTTATTTTTTACAAAAAAATATTTTTTCTAAAAAAAAATCTATTTTTATAGGCATACAAATGAATTATTTTAATTTATTTCAACTACCACAACAATTCCAAATAGATAAAAAAGTATTAATTAATAAATTTTATGATCTACAAAAAAAATATCACCCAGATATGTTTAACAAAGATATTACAGATAAAAAAAACCAGTTATCAATGTCAATTAAAATTAATAAAGGATTTAATATATTAAACAACAAATTTACTAGAGCAAAACATTTATTAAAAATATCTAAAAAAAAACATTCTATTAAAGACAATAAAATCATTAATAAACAAGAAATACTTTTAGAACAATTTGAATTATATGAAAAAATACAAACAATAAAAAATCAATCTAATGCATATAAAAAAATAAATTTTTTTATTAAAAAAATTAAAAATAAATTATCGTTCTATTTTGAAAAATTTAATAAAAATATTAAAAAAAAAAAAATTAATTCTGCAAATAAAACATTTTTTCATATATCCTTTATCTATAAAATTTTAAAAAAAACAAAAAAACTAAAAAAAATAACATATAAAAAAAAGGAAAAAAAATGAAAAAAAAAAAAAAATTGTTATAGGGATTGATTTTGGAACTACCTATTGTTTAATATCTACAGTAAAAAAAAATAAAATTAAAATCATTAAAGAATTTAATAAAAAAAAATTTTTTCCAACAATTATACATTTTAGTAATAAAAAAATTTCTATAGGATGGAAAGCAAAAAAATTTTTGTCTACTGATATACAAAACACTATATCATCAATAAAAAGATTTATTGGAATATCATATTCTGATATAAAGAAAAAAAATTTAAATATCCCGTATAATATTTCAGAAAACAATAAACAAGAATTAATTTTTAATACTAATATCGGCGAAATAACTGTTTCTTCAATTATTAAAAAATTCTTCATGTATATAAAGAAAAAAATAGAAAAAAAATTTCGAACATCTATTTATGGTGCCGTCATTACAGTTCCTGCATACTTTAATAACATACAAAAGAATATAATCAGAAAATCTGCAGAATTAACTAAATTAAAAGTATTGCGTTTAATTAATGAACCTACTTCTGCTGCTATAGCATATGGTTTAGAAAAAAAAAGAGAAGGAATTATATGTATATATGATTTAGGAGGGGGAACATTTGACGTATCAATTTTAAAAATATCACGAGGAATATTTGAAGTTCTT
The window above is part of the Buchnera aphidicola (Cinara piceae) genome. Proteins encoded here:
- the iscU gene encoding Fe-S cluster assembly scaffold IscU, which encodes MTYSKKVLDHYENPRNVGSFSENEKNIGTSLVGAPACGDVMKLQIKVNNNGIIEDACFKTYGCGSAIASSSLMTEWVKGKTLKEAKKIKNTDIAKELELPPVKIHCSILAEDAIKGAIANYNQKYKKIK
- the ilvC gene encoding ketol-acid reductoisomerase, translating into MKNFFNSLSFREQLIELKTGFLMDKNEFLNSKKILQGKKIVIVGCGAQGLNQGLNLRDSGFNVSFVLPKKSIKNKSFSWQNVTKENFHVDIYENLIPDADLVINLTPDKQHTKVVKKLQMLMKKDSTLGYSHGFNIVEEGEQIRSDITVIMVAPKCPGTEVRKEFLMGFGVPTLIAVHKKNDPYLKGLNIAKSWAFGLGSHKAGILQSSFIAEVKSDLMGEQTILCGMLQACSLVCYEHLIEKGYSSDYSATLLQFGWERLAECMKAGGIKLLLSRLSISSRIRVHELSVQLKNLLKPLFCLHMDDIISGNFSKKMISDWQCGDKQLIKWRKNLRKSSFENASLYDNRKILDYEYFDKCSLMVAMLKAGVELSFETMIDTGITPESAYYESLHELPLITNTISRKRLYEMNLVISDTAEYGSYLFSDRAIPLLKKFLKSLRSDDLGESIKDSFISNVQLLKLNNLINKHPIEKIGEKLRLYMKDMRSSVYNIKK
- the hscB gene encoding Fe-S protein assembly co-chaperone HscB gives rise to the protein MNYFNLFQLPQQFQIDKKVLINKFYDLQKKYHPDMFNKDITDKKNQLSMSIKINKGFNILNNKFTRAKHLLKISKKKHSIKDNKIINKQEILLEQFELYEKIQTIKNQSNAYKKINFFIKKIKNKLSFYFEKFNKNIKKKKINSANKTFFHISFIYKILKKTKKLKKITYKKKEKK
- a CDS encoding IscS subfamily cysteine desulfurase produces the protein MKFPIYLDYAATTPVDPKVKEKMNKYCSVNDIFGNAASRSHKFGWEAEESVDIARHEIAKLINSDPREIIFTSGATESNNLAIKGIYEFHKKKNTHIITSKIEHKSVLDCCRYLEHNGCHVTYLTPNKYGVINISQIKEKVQKNTILISIMHVNNEIGSIQDIKSISNFCKKKGIFFHVDATQSVGKIKIDIQEINVDLLSFSAHKIYGPKGIGALYIRRKPRVRLSPQIHGGGHERGFRSGTLPVHQIVGFGEACKILRKKMNKDILHTTYLRNMLWNGLYKVEEIYLNSHFDYVSSHIINISFNFIEGESLLMALKNLAVSSGSACTSASLEPSYVLRAIGIKDELAHSSIRFSIGRFTTSKEIKYAIIAIQKAIHKLRKLSPLWEMFQSGVNMDKILWN
- the ilvD gene encoding dihydroxy-acid dehydratase encodes the protein MPIYRSSTTINGRNMAGARALWRATGVKDEDFGKPIIAIVNSFTEFVPGHIHLRNLGKLVSKEIIKYGGIPKEFNTIAIDDGIAMGHSGMLYSLPSRELIADSIEYMINAHCVDAMVCISNCDKITPGMLLAALRLNIPSIFVSGGPMESGKIILNNNIIKIDLVDAIAHGANENTSNKILSNIEHSACPTCGSCSGMFTANSMNCLTEAIGLSLPGNGTILATHVDRKKLFLKAGKIIVKNTKDYYENNNIQLLPKSIFTISTLKNAMILDIAMGGSTNTVLHLLALAYEAKINFNITDIDYLSRKVPHLCKISPSTSLYHMEDLHRAGGVFGILSELSKINLLDTSVHNILGLTLKDTIKKYDIHGNRNKNNFSFYSSGPGGVKTIIPFSQSFRWDTLDIDRISGCIRSEKYAYSKDGGLAILTGNLAKKGSIVKTAAIDQNNMIFSGPARVYESQDDAVYAILHKKIKPGDIIVIRYEGPCGGPGMQEMLYPTTYLKSIGLDKKCALITDGRFSGGTSGISIGHISPEAANKGLIALVYNGDLISINILKRSITLNVSLEEIKKRRHEEEKRGDKAYTPKNRLRNISDSLKIYSIFATSADKGAVRDLKKIHL
- a CDS encoding UvrD-helicase domain-containing protein; this translates as MILNKIQQKALHIINEPCLILAGAGSGKTSVIINKVVTLITIYQYDPKKIFAVTFTNKAAKEIELRLFKRLTIKQIQDITISTFHSLGLKIIRSEYKCLGLKSNFTLFDESEQLRLLKNITRSMKNCNVFFLKKLLYQISYWKNRLLNPNLARKYTNSSVDKQYIFFYEKYDSFLKQHNILDFNDLIFLPTILLKNNINIRLRWQKKIQYLLVDEYQDINISQYELIKLLCGYNSNFTVVGDNDQSIYSWRGAQQKIFYLLKYDFPNLNIIKMEQNYRSSGCILHAANILISNNANFFNKKLFSKLDYGNKIYIIMSINEIYEAQKIITYIKNHKKKNNKKYKDYAILYRSNYQVKVVESELIYQNIPYYIHSGRSFFDLLEIKDLLAYLRLIINHNDDLAFLRIINTPNRRIGLVTLKKLKDFAHINKISLFVASTDKRIKLKLLKNVVLRLNNFSLWISELSSFLSYSPEKILKKVLQDTNYFSWISSCYNDVNISEKRIQDVIFFSEWFKKTLVGDCFNLPMKLEDVLIRFFCGDFNHPIQDNKNKKFDGLQLMTIHASKGLEFSVVCIIGVEEGTLPHKKSIMDGNITEERRLMYVGITRAKNQLLLSFCKKKKRFGIFVNLKPSRFLFELPKKEIFWVKYIAK